The proteins below come from a single Xenopus tropicalis strain Nigerian chromosome 9, UCB_Xtro_10.0, whole genome shotgun sequence genomic window:
- the cldn6.1 gene encoding claudin-6 has translation MASTGLQILGMALALIGWVGSIITCALPMWRVTAFIGNNIVVAQIIWEGLWMNCIVQSTGQMQCKVYDSMLALSQDLQAARALTVICILVALLAILIGIVGAKCTNCIEDENTKAKVSMISGIVFVVSGILMLIPVCWSANSIIRDFYNPLVVEAQKRELGAALYIGWAASGLLLMGGALLCCSCPKKDDNHYSARYTAATSNPRSDYPSKNYV, from the coding sequence ATGGCTTCTACTGGTCTCCAGATCCTTGGCATGGCTCTTGCCCTCATTGGCTGGGTGGGAAGTATAATCACCTGTGCCCTGCCCATGTGGAGGGTGACTGCCTTCATTGGGAACAACATAGTCGTGGCCCAGATTATATGGGAAGGCCTGTGGATGAATTGCATTGTGCAGAGTACCGGACAGATGCAGTGCAAGGTCTATGACTCCATGTTGGCTCTCTCCCAGGACTTGCAGGCTGCCCGTGCCCTTACTGTCATCTGTATCCTGGTAGCCCTGCTAGCCATTCTTATTGGTATTGTGGGAGCCAAGTGCACCAACTGCATAGAAGATGAGAACACCAAGGCCAAGGTCAGCATGATATCCGGCATTGTATTTGTGGTGTCTGGTATCCTCATGCTCATCCCAGTCTGCTGGTCTGCAAACAGCATCATCCGTGACTTCTACAATCCCCTGGTGGTGGAGGCTCAGAAGAGAGAACTGGGGGCTGCCTTGTACATTGGATGGGCTGCCTCTGGTCTGCTGCTCATGGGTGGAGCCCTCTTGTGCTGCTCTTGCCCCAAGAAGGATGACAACCATTACTCAGCCAGATACACCGCTGCTACCTCCAACCCACGAAGCGACTACCCCAGCAAGAATTATGTCTGA
- the cldn6.2 gene encoding claudin-4, with the protein MASTGLQVLGMAMSIIGWVGCIISCALPMWRVTAFIGNNIVVAQIIWEGLWMNCIVQSTGQMQCKVYDSMLALPQDLQAARALTVICILVALLAILIGIVGAKCTNCIEDENTKAKVSMISGIVFVVSGILMLIPVCWSANSIIRDFYNPLVVEAQKRELGAALYIGWAAAALLLLGGGLLCCSCPKKNDAPYSARYTAPTSAPRSDYPSKNYV; encoded by the coding sequence ATGGCTTCTACTGGACTCCAGGTCCTTGGCATGGCGATGTCCATCATTGGCTGGGTGGGATGTATAATCTCCTGCGCCCTGCCCATGTGGAGGGTGACTGCCTTCATTGGGAACAACATAGTCGTGGCCCAGATTATATGGGAAGGCCTGTGGATGAATTGCATTGTGCAGAGTACCGGACAGATGCAGTGCAAGGTCTATGACTCCATGTTAGCTCTTCCTCAGGACTTGCAGGCTGCCCGTGCTCTTACTGTCATCTGTATCCTGGTAGCCCTGCTAGCCATTCTTATTGGTATTGTGGGAGCCAAGTGCACCAACTGCATAGAAGATGAGAACACCAAGGCCAAGGTCAGCATGATATCCGGCATTGTATTTGTGGTGTCTGGTATCCTCATGCTCATCCCAGTCTGCTGGTCTGCAAACAGCATCATCCGTGACTTCTACAATCCCCTGGTGGTGGAGGCTCAGAAGAGAGAACTGGGGGCTGCCTTGTACATTGGATGGGCTGCCGCTGCCTTATTACTCCTAGGTGGAGGCCTTCTGTGCTGCTCTTGCCCCAAGAAGAACGACGCTCCCTACTCGGCCAGATACACTGCCCCTACATCCGCACCACGAAGTGACTACCCCAGCAAGAACTATGTCTGA